The following are encoded together in the Streptococcus oralis genome:
- a CDS encoding alpha-mannosidase: MENVVVHIISHSHWDREWYLPFESHRMQLVELFDNLFDLFENDPEFKSFHLDGQTIVLDDYLEIRPENRDKVQRYIDEGKLKIGPFYILQDDYLISSEANVRNTLIGQAECAKWGKSTQIGYFPDTFGNMGQAPQILQKSGIHVAAFGRGVKPIGFDNQVLEDEQFTSQFSEMYWQGADGSRVLGILFANWYSNGNEIPVDKDEALTFWKQKLSDVRDYASTNQWLMMNGCDHQPVQRNLSEAIRVANELFPDVTFVHSSFDDYVHAVESALPEQLSTVTGELTSQETDGWYTLANTSSSRIYLKQAFQENSNLLEQVVEPLTVITGGHNHKDQLTYAWKVLLQNAPHDSICGCSIDEVHREMETRFAKVNQVGNFVKTNLLNEWKGKIATHEAQSDHLFTVINTGLHDKVDTVSTVIDVATCDFKELHPTEGYKKMAALTLPSYRVEDLEGHAVEAKIEDLGANFEYDLPKDKFRQARIARQVRVTVPVHLAPLSWTTFQLLEGKQEHRDGIYQNGVIDTPFVTVSVDENITVYDKTTHEAYEDIIRFEDRGDIGNEYIYFQPKGTEPIYAELKGYEVLENTARFAKILLKHELTIPVSADEKLDAEQRGIIEFMTREAGRSEELTSILLETEMTVFVDNPQIRFKTRFTNTAKDHRIRLLVKTHNTRPSNDSESIYEVVTRPNKPAASWENPENPQHQQAFVSLYDDEKGVTVANKGLHEYEILGDDTIAVTILRASGELGDWGYFPTPEAQCLREFEVEFALECHQAGERFSAFRRAKAFQTPFTSLQLAKQEGSVAATGSLLSHVALSLPQVCPTAFKVAENEEGYVLRYYNMSQENVRISEHQQTILDLLERPYPVHSGLLAPQEIRTELIKKEDI; encoded by the coding sequence ATGGAAAATGTTGTTGTACATATTATCTCACACAGTCACTGGGACCGTGAGTGGTACTTGCCTTTTGAAAGCCACCGGATGCAGTTGGTGGAGTTGTTTGACAATCTTTTTGATCTCTTTGAAAATGACCCTGAGTTCAAGAGTTTCCACTTGGATGGACAAACCATTGTCCTGGATGACTACTTGGAAATTCGCCCTGAAAATCGCGACAAGGTCCAACGTTACATTGACGAAGGCAAACTCAAAATTGGTCCCTTTTACATCTTGCAGGATGATTACTTGATTTCAAGTGAAGCCAACGTCCGCAATACCTTGATTGGTCAAGCAGAATGTGCAAAATGGGGCAAATCAACTCAGATTGGTTACTTCCCAGATACCTTTGGAAATATGGGACAAGCTCCTCAAATCCTTCAAAAATCAGGTATTCACGTAGCAGCTTTTGGTCGTGGTGTCAAGCCGATTGGATTTGATAACCAAGTCCTCGAAGATGAGCAGTTCACTTCTCAGTTTTCAGAAATGTACTGGCAGGGTGCGGACGGAAGTCGTGTCCTCGGTATTCTCTTTGCCAACTGGTACAGTAATGGAAATGAAATTCCGGTTGATAAAGACGAGGCCTTGACTTTCTGGAAACAAAAATTGTCAGACGTGCGTGACTATGCTTCGACCAACCAGTGGTTGATGATGAACGGATGTGACCACCAGCCTGTACAGCGAAATCTGAGTGAAGCCATTCGTGTAGCAAATGAACTCTTCCCAGATGTGACCTTTGTGCATAGTTCCTTTGATGACTATGTTCATGCAGTAGAAAGTGCTCTGCCTGAGCAACTATCTACGGTTACAGGTGAGTTGACCAGTCAAGAAACAGACGGTTGGTATACACTTGCTAACACTTCTTCATCCCGTATTTACCTCAAACAAGCTTTCCAAGAAAATAGCAACTTGCTAGAACAAGTAGTGGAACCATTGACTGTCATCACTGGCGGACATAACCACAAGGACCAGTTGACCTATGCTTGGAAAGTCCTTCTACAAAATGCGCCCCATGATAGTATCTGTGGTTGTAGTATTGACGAAGTTCACCGTGAGATGGAAACACGTTTTGCCAAGGTTAACCAAGTTGGAAACTTTGTTAAGACCAATCTTCTCAATGAGTGGAAGGGCAAAATCGCAACCCACGAAGCCCAAAGCGACCATCTCTTTACCGTCATCAACACAGGCTTGCACGACAAGGTTGATACGGTCAGCACAGTGATTGATGTAGCGACTTGTGATTTCAAGGAATTGCACCCAACAGAAGGCTATAAGAAGATGGCAGCCTTGACCTTGCCAAGCTACCGTGTCGAAGACTTGGAAGGGCATGCTGTAGAAGCGAAAATCGAAGATCTGGGAGCTAACTTTGAGTATGATTTGCCAAAAGACAAGTTCCGTCAGGCTCGTATCGCTCGACAAGTGCGCGTGACAGTACCTGTTCATCTGGCACCACTTTCTTGGACAACCTTCCAATTGCTCGAAGGAAAACAAGAACACCGTGATGGTATTTACCAAAATGGAGTAATTGATACGCCATTTGTAACGGTCAGTGTGGATGAAAACATCACGGTCTACGACAAGACAACTCATGAAGCGTATGAAGATATTATTCGCTTTGAAGACCGTGGTGACATCGGAAATGAGTACATCTATTTCCAACCAAAAGGAACAGAGCCTATCTACGCAGAGCTGAAAGGCTATGAAGTCCTGGAAAATACAGCACGTTTTGCTAAAATCTTGCTCAAGCATGAATTGACAATTCCAGTAAGTGCAGACGAAAAACTGGATGCGGAACAAAGAGGCATCATCGAGTTTATGACGCGTGAAGCAGGGCGCTCAGAAGAATTGACAAGCATTCTTCTGGAAACAGAGATGACCGTCTTTGTTGACAATCCACAAATCCGCTTCAAGACTCGCTTTACCAATACTGCCAAGGACCACCGTATCCGTCTCTTGGTTAAGACTCATAACACGCGTCCAAGCAATGACTCTGAAAGCATCTATGAGGTAGTAACACGACCAAACAAACCAGCTGCTTCTTGGGAAAATCCTGAAAATCCACAACACCAGCAAGCCTTCGTCAGCCTTTATGACGATGAAAAAGGGGTGACAGTGGCTAATAAAGGACTGCACGAGTATGAAATCCTTGGAGACGATACCATTGCTGTGACCATTCTTCGTGCCTCAGGTGAGTTAGGTGACTGGGGTTACTTCCCGACACCAGAGGCTCAGTGCTTGCGTGAGTTTGAAGTCGAGTTTGCACTTGAGTGCCACCAAGCAGGGGAACGCTTCTCAGCCTTCCGTCGTGCCAAAGCCTTCCAAACACCATTCACTAGTCTTCAGCTTGCTAAACAAGAAGGAAGTGTTGCTGCGACTGGTAGCCTCTTGAGTCATGTGGCACTCAGCTTACCACAAGTTTGCCCAACAGCCTTTAAGGTAGCTGAAAATGAAGAAGGATATGTCCTCCGTTACTACAATATGAGTCAAGAAAATGTGCGCATATCTGAACACCAACAAACTATTCTTGACTTACTTGAGCGACCATATCCAGTTCATTCAGGACTATTGGCTCCACAAGAAATTCGCACAGAATTGATCAAAAAAGAAGACATTTAA
- a CDS encoding glycoside hydrolase family 125 protein → MIYSKEIVREWLDEVAERAKDHPEWVDVFERCYTDTLDNTVEILEDGSTFVLTGDIPAMWLRDSTAQLRPYLHVAKRDPLLRQTIAGLVKRQMTLVLKDPYANSFNIEENWRGHHETDHTDLNGWIWERKYEVDSLCYPLQLAYLLWKETGETSQFDETFVAATKEILHLWTVEQDHKNSPYRFIRDIDRKEDTLVNDGFGPDFAVTGMTWSAFRPSDDCCQYSYLIPSNMFAVVVLGYVQEIFAELDLADSESIIADAKRLQSEIQEGIENYAYTSNSKGEKIYAFEVDGLGNASIMDDPNVPSLLAAPYLGYCDIEDEVYQATRRTILSPENPYFYQGEYASGLGSSHTFYRYIWPIALSIQGLTTRDKAEKKYLLDQLVACDGGTGVMHESFHVDDPTLYSREWFSWANMMFCELVLDYLDIR, encoded by the coding sequence ATGATTTATTCGAAAGAAATTGTTAGAGAATGGCTGGATGAAGTAGCAGAGCGGGCTAAGGACCATCCGGAGTGGGTGGATGTCTTCGAGCGTTGCTATACAGACACCTTGGACAATACAGTTGAAATCTTAGAAGATGGCTCAACTTTTGTCTTGACTGGGGATATTCCTGCCATGTGGCTTCGGGATTCGACAGCCCAACTCAGACCCTACCTTCATGTGGCTAAAAGAGATCCTCTCTTGCGTCAGACCATTGCAGGTTTGGTCAAGCGTCAGATGACCTTGGTGCTCAAAGACCCGTATGCCAACTCCTTTAACATTGAGGAAAACTGGAGGGGCCACCACGAGACTGACCATACCGACCTTAATGGCTGGATTTGGGAACGCAAGTATGAGGTGGACTCGCTTTGCTATCCTTTGCAACTGGCTTATCTCCTTTGGAAAGAGACTGGCGAGACCAGTCAGTTTGATGAGACTTTTGTTGCAGCGACCAAGGAAATTCTTCACCTCTGGACGGTAGAGCAAGATCACAAGAACTCTCCATATCGCTTTATTCGAGATATAGACCGTAAGGAAGATACTCTGGTAAATGATGGTTTTGGACCTGACTTTGCAGTGACTGGTATGACCTGGTCAGCCTTTCGCCCGAGTGATGACTGCTGCCAGTATAGCTACTTGATTCCGTCCAATATGTTTGCTGTAGTAGTCTTGGGTTACGTGCAAGAAATCTTTGCAGAACTAGACCTAGCTGATAGCGAGAGTATTATTGCAGATGCTAAGCGTCTCCAGTCTGAAATCCAAGAAGGAATCGAAAACTACGCTTATACCTCCAACAGCAAGGGTGAAAAGATTTACGCCTTTGAAGTGGATGGTCTAGGAAATGCTAGCATCATGGATGATCCAAATGTACCGAGTCTGCTGGCTGCGCCTTATCTGGGCTATTGCGACATTGAAGACGAAGTGTATCAAGCCACACGCCGTACCATTCTAAGCCCTGAAAATCCATATTTCTACCAAGGAGAATACGCTAGTGGTCTTGGAAGTTCCCATACCTTCTATCGCTATATCTGGCCAATCGCCCTTTCTATCCAAGGCTTGACAACAAGAGATAAGGCAGAGAAAAAATACTTGCTGGATCAGCTAGTTGCCTGCGATGGTGGCACAGGTGTCATGCACGAAAGTTTCCACGTGGACGACCCAACGCTTTACTCACGTGAATGGTTCTCTTGGGCCAACATGATGTTCTGCGAGTTGGTCTTGGATTACTTGGATATTCGCTAA
- a CDS encoding GH92 family glycosyl hydrolase: protein MKTLLETIDTRFGTASKHAFSRGNTLPYTGVPFGMNYFVPQTSDQEGAWFFDPHLPIFQGIRLTHQPSPWIGDYSWLLLTPVTGQLGGDSLFHRQSSFDLDKASFQPHYLKIFSLRYQIGTQLTPTCYGASIRLEQKQGKALSLYLHAADELTVEQIDKRTLALRQEGKTETNKNTLKLFTALQMNTDILAITQEEGDWRIDLASSQAEIQLATSFISPSQALLNLPQKDFDSCKVNAKADWENLLHRFDILETGEADRTFFDHCLYRLFLFPQTFYEVNESGQAIHMDLTTGTVKPGVLFSNNGFWDTFRTTFPLFALVIPEHYHRFLEGFLNSYRDTGFLPKWLAPDERGMMPGTLLDGIIADSACKDMAPDLEEELLQVMLETATKSDPLGINGRHGLAQYQELGYLSTDHHESVSHTLDYAYSDFCIASCAEKLGQNDIAETYRTSSQNYHHLFDTATGYMRARDSQGNFRPDFSPYSWGRDYAECSAIQATLGVLHDIPGLIQLMGGKETFSHYLLKACQDAPLFETTGYGYEIHEMSEMATAPFGQIAISNQPSFHIPYLFRYSDYPDYTALLIKTLRQKTFHPSWEAYPGDEDNGSLSAWYIWSALGFYPTCPGKPSYDLGIPLFDHLRIYLAKENKWLDIHAEQNHSHFNFVKECRLDKTIVSSIQHQDLLKAEQLTFTLSWLPNHS from the coding sequence ATGAAAACACTACTTGAAACCATCGATACCCGCTTTGGGACTGCCAGCAAACACGCCTTTTCTCGAGGAAATACCCTGCCCTACACGGGCGTCCCTTTCGGGATGAATTATTTTGTGCCTCAGACCAGTGACCAGGAGGGAGCTTGGTTTTTCGATCCGCATCTGCCCATTTTTCAGGGGATTCGATTAACCCACCAGCCCAGCCCTTGGATTGGGGACTACTCTTGGCTCCTTCTGACACCTGTTACAGGCCAGCTAGGTGGAGACAGCCTCTTCCATCGTCAGTCTTCCTTTGACCTAGATAAGGCCTCTTTCCAGCCTCATTATCTGAAGATTTTCTCCCTGCGCTATCAGATTGGAACCCAACTCACACCGACTTGCTATGGCGCTTCTATTCGTTTGGAGCAAAAGCAAGGCAAAGCCCTCTCCCTCTATCTTCACGCAGCAGATGAACTGACAGTAGAACAAATAGATAAGCGGACTCTTGCCCTGCGTCAAGAAGGAAAAACAGAGACAAACAAAAATACGCTAAAACTATTCACTGCCCTGCAAATGAATACGGATATTCTTGCTATCACACAAGAAGAGGGAGACTGGCGAATTGACTTAGCAAGCAGTCAAGCCGAGATTCAACTAGCAACTTCTTTCATATCGCCTTCTCAAGCTCTGCTTAATCTACCTCAAAAGGACTTTGACAGCTGTAAAGTAAATGCGAAAGCGGACTGGGAAAATCTCCTCCATCGTTTTGACATACTAGAGACAGGAGAGGCTGACCGGACCTTCTTTGACCACTGCCTCTACAGACTCTTCCTCTTCCCGCAGACTTTTTATGAAGTGAACGAGTCAGGGCAAGCCATCCATATGGACCTGACTACTGGTACTGTCAAGCCCGGCGTCCTCTTTAGCAATAATGGCTTCTGGGATACCTTCCGCACCACCTTCCCCCTCTTTGCGCTTGTCATACCGGAACACTATCACCGCTTTCTAGAAGGTTTCCTCAATAGCTACCGCGATACTGGATTCCTTCCAAAATGGCTGGCTCCAGATGAACGTGGCATGATGCCTGGTACTCTATTGGACGGTATTATCGCAGATAGCGCCTGCAAGGATATGGCTCCCGACTTGGAAGAAGAACTCCTCCAAGTCATGCTGGAGACAGCCACTAAATCCGACCCTCTCGGCATCAATGGTCGTCACGGACTAGCCCAATACCAAGAATTAGGTTATCTCTCTACCGACCACCACGAAAGCGTCAGCCACACCCTTGACTATGCCTATAGCGACTTTTGTATCGCCAGCTGTGCCGAAAAGCTTGGTCAGAATGACATCGCGGAAACTTATAGAACTTCGTCACAAAATTACCACCATCTATTTGACACTGCGACGGGCTACATGCGTGCGCGAGATAGCCAAGGCAACTTCCGCCCCGACTTCTCTCCTTATAGTTGGGGACGCGACTACGCCGAATGCTCTGCCATTCAAGCGACCTTAGGCGTCCTCCACGACATCCCAGGCTTAATCCAGCTTATGGGTGGAAAGGAAACCTTTAGCCACTATCTTTTGAAAGCCTGTCAAGATGCTCCCCTCTTTGAGACGACTGGCTATGGTTACGAGATTCACGAGATGAGCGAGATGGCTACCGCTCCTTTTGGGCAAATCGCCATTTCCAACCAGCCTAGCTTCCACATTCCTTATCTCTTCCGCTACAGCGACTACCCTGACTATACCGCTCTTCTCATCAAGACGCTACGTCAGAAGACCTTTCACCCAAGCTGGGAAGCTTATCCTGGCGATGAGGACAATGGCAGTCTCTCTGCTTGGTATATCTGGTCAGCTCTTGGATTCTACCCGACCTGTCCAGGCAAACCAAGTTACGATCTCGGAATTCCTCTCTTTGACCATCTCCGTATCTACCTAGCTAAGGAAAATAAATGGCTGGATATCCATGCCGAGCAAAACCACAGCCATTTCAACTTTGTCAAAGAATGCCGATTGGACAAGACCATAGTATCTAGCATTCAACACCAAGACCTCTTGAAAGCTGAGCAACTAACCTTTACACTTAGCTGGTTGCCAAATCACTCATAA
- a CDS encoding alpha-L-fucosidase yields the protein MTKIKPHGPLPSQAQLAYLEDELAAFIHFGPNTFYDQEWGSGQEDPKRFNPTKLDAREWVRVLKETGFKKLILVVKHHDGFVLYPTAYTDYSVKASPWRKGAGDLLLEVSKAATEFDMDLGVYLSPWDAHSPLYHVDREADYNAYYLAQLKEILSNPAYGNAGKFAEVWMDGARGEGAQKVNYEFETWFETIRDLQGDCLIFSTEGTSVRWIGNERGYAGDPLWQKVKPDQLGTEAELDYLQHGDPSGTLFSIGEADVSLRPGWFYHEDQDPKSLEELVEIYFHSVGRGTPLLLNIPPNQDGLFDEKDIQRLYEFAVYRDEFYKEDLALGAKVSGPALSPDFACHHLTDGRKTSSWASDAELPIQLELDLGTPKTFDVIELREDLKLGQRIAAFHVQVELNGTWQEFGSGYTVGYKRLLRGSVVEAQKIRVTITEAQALPLLAKISLYKTPTLSRKEVVQQLEFSEKSLAVIKGENVHFTVKRIESSSPLEAKISIQPGTGVHGVAYRDEIQVLTFQAGETEKRLTLPTLYFAGDKSLDFYLNLTVDGQLVDQLQVQVS from the coding sequence ATGACGAAAATAAAACCGCATGGACCATTACCAAGCCAGGCCCAGCTAGCTTATTTAGAGGATGAACTAGCTGCCTTTATCCATTTTGGTCCCAATACCTTTTATGACCAGGAATGGGGAAGTGGGCAAGAGGATCCCAAGCGTTTTAACCCGACCAAGTTGGATGCGCGTGAATGGGTTCGGGTGCTCAAAGAAACGGGTTTTAAAAAGCTGATTTTGGTGGTGAAGCACCATGATGGTTTTGTGCTCTATCCGACCGCATACACAGACTATTCGGTCAAGGCTAGTCCTTGGAGGAAAGGAGCGGGGGACTTGCTCCTTGAGGTTTCCAAAGCTGCGACTGAGTTTGACATGGATTTGGGAGTGTATTTGTCTCCTTGGGATGCTCACAGTCCCCTCTATCACGTGGACCGAGAAGCGGACTACAATGCCTACTATCTGGCTCAATTGAAGGAAATCTTGTCAAATCCTGCCTATGGAAATGCTGGTAAGTTCGCTGAGGTGTGGATGGATGGTGCTCGAGGCGAAGGGGCCCAAAAAGTCAACTATGAGTTTGAGACCTGGTTTGAAACCATTCGTGACTTGCAGGGCGATTGTTTGATTTTCTCAACTGAGGGAACTAGTGTTCGCTGGATTGGAAATGAACGAGGCTATGCAGGGGACCCCTTGTGGCAAAAAGTCAAGCCAGACCAGTTGGGGACAGAAGCGGAATTAGATTACCTGCAGCACGGAGACCCCTCGGGAACGCTGTTTTCAATCGGTGAGGCAGATGTTTCTCTTCGGCCAGGCTGGTTTTACCATGAGGATCAGGATCCCAAGTCTCTTGAGGAATTGGTCGAAATCTACTTTCACTCGGTGGGTCGGGGTACACCTCTCTTACTCAATATTCCTCCAAACCAAGATGGACTCTTTGACGAAAAGGATATTCAGCGTCTCTATGAATTTGCTGTCTACCGTGACGAGTTCTATAAAGAGGATTTGGCTTTGGGAGCCAAGGTATCTGGTCCTGCTCTATCACCAGACTTTGCTTGTCATCATCTGACAGATGGACGGAAGACCAGTTCATGGGCAAGTGATGCAGAGTTGCCAATCCAATTAGAGCTCGATTTAGGGACACCTAAAACTTTTGATGTGATCGAGCTGAGGGAAGATTTGAAGCTAGGACAACGCATCGCTGCTTTCCATGTTCAGGTAGAGTTGAATGGTACCTGGCAGGAGTTTGGCTCTGGTTATACTGTTGGCTACAAACGTCTCTTACGAGGATCAGTCGTTGAGGCGCAGAAGATACGTGTGACCATTACAGAGGCACAGGCTTTGCCTTTGTTGGCCAAAATTTCACTCTATAAAACACCTACCTTGTCGAGAAAAGAAGTCGTTCAGCAACTAGAGTTCTCAGAAAAAAGTCTGGCTGTGATCAAGGGAGAAAATGTCCACTTTACAGTGAAGCGCATAGAATCTAGCAGTCCTTTAGAAGCTAAGATTTCGATTCAACCAGGGACGGGTGTGCATGGTGTCGCCTATCGGGACGAGATTCAAGTCCTTACGTTTCAAGCTGGTGAGACTGAAAAAAGGCTAACGCTACCAACCTTGTATTTTGCAGGAGATAAAAGCTTAGATTTTTATCTGAATTTGACAGTAGATGGTCAGCTGGTTGACCAGCTTCAGGTCCAAGTTTCATAA